A segment of the Agromyces sp. H17E-10 genome:
TGGTCACCAATGCCCGGGTGCTTGGCACGTGCTGGAGCGGGTACGGGAGGATGAACGGTACGAAGCGGTGAAGAAGTCGCTCCAGCAACATGGGTGGGTGCGACCGTTGCCGTGGCGTTGGACAGTCAATCCGCGCAAGTGGGGCGATCTCCGCGTGCGGGAACTCCTTGACGGCCACAACAGGGCCTCGGCGGCAGTCGAAATGGGCCTCGATCTTCCTCTCGTCGAGGTAATCACGGTTGATGCCATAGCGGATGACTCGGGTCGTTGGAATCCGGGTGATGAGATTCCGCCGACGACGCTGACCGCGATGTATAAGTCGAGCCAGATCGCTCACCCTCATCCGTGGGCGGAATCGTGGCCCGACGCCGCCGGCGGCCAAGAATGACTTGCAGGTGTCTCGCTCTCGATCACCGCTCCCCACGCCTTCTTGACAGGTCACCGGTCGGCCGGCGATGCGCCGACGGTAGCGTCCTGAGCATGGATCTTCTTCTCGCTGGCGTACCCGGGAGCGTCCGGTGTCCGAAAGCCGGTCGTTAGCCGTCGGTCGGCCTCGACCGCACGTACCCCCTTAGCGTGCGAGCTGTCGTTTCGTAGACCTCGCCCGGTGAAGCTGGCCCTTGAGGAGCGCCTACTGCAATGGTGGGCGCCATACGGTAGCGGCGATCGGGTGGGTCTCAGGCGCCGATCCGCTTTGCCTCGTTTCGAAGCTGCCGCTGAATGCGCGGGCCTCCGACAGCGTCGTGGAGATTATCCCGCTCGTCCACGCCGTCCAGGCGGCAGTAGCCCGCGCTCGCGCGCCTTGGTGATCCAACCTTGAGCGGTAGAGAGGGCTACCCCGTTGATCTCCGCCATCGTCGCGCTCGGGTTCGCGTTGCCCTGCTGCGTGAGCCGGCCGTGCTGCAGCGCGACCAGCTCGTAGAAGTCGGGCACCTTCTTCGGGTCGCCGAGGGGTTTGAGCAGGTCGCGCTCGCTGATCTTGTGACCTGAGGGCAGCACGATCTTGCCGCCGGTGATGGTCTCGGTGCGCTTCATCGCGAAGAGGCGCTTGTTGATCGCGGCCTCGATGCGGGCGGTGGGCAGCTCGCGCAGGAGCTGGCTCGTGATCGGGTCGCCCGGACGCCAGGGGAGGTAGATCACGCCGGTGATGCGGATCTCCTCGGGCACGGCGAGCGGCTGACGCTGGAGGCGGATCATTATGCGGGTGTGCGTGGCTTCGTGCTCGAGGTAGCGCCAGCGTCCGTCGATCGTCTCGTTCTCACCGGAGGTGCGCTGGTCTTCGAGCTGTGAGTCGGTCGTGGCGCTGTCGTCGTAGCCGAGCACCGCGTCGATCTGTGCGCTCGCATCGTCGTCACGCTCACCAGGAAACCGGCTGGGCAGGTACCAGCCCTCGGGAAGGTCGTCTTGGTGCAGGAGGCCGTCGTGCGACTG
Coding sequences within it:
- a CDS encoding ParB N-terminal domain-containing protein, whose product is MEFVEPGVIWYAPNEFLSHFHPSDDCGFGGHQCPGAWHVLERVREDERYEAVKKSLQQHGWVRPLPWRWTVNPRKWGDLRVRELLDGHNRASAAVEMGLDLPLVEVITVDAIADDSGRWNPGDEIPPTTLTAMYKSSQIAHPHPWAESWPDAAGGQE